A region of Arabidopsis thaliana chromosome 5, partial sequence DNA encodes the following proteins:
- a CDS encoding RING/U-box superfamily protein (RING/U-box superfamily protein; FUNCTIONS IN: zinc ion binding; EXPRESSED IN: 24 plant structures; EXPRESSED DURING: 15 growth stages; CONTAINS InterPro DOMAIN/s: Zinc finger, RING-type, conserved site (InterPro:IPR017907), Zinc finger, RING-type (InterPro:IPR001841), Zinc finger, C3HC4 RING-type (InterPro:IPR018957); BEST Arabidopsis thaliana protein match is: RING/U-box superfamily protein (TAIR:AT5G19430.1); Has 30201 Blast hits to 17322 proteins in 780 species: Archae - 12; Bacteria - 1396; Metazoa - 17338; Fungi - 3422; Plants - 5037; Viruses - 0; Other Eukaryotes - 2996 (source: NCBI BLink).) has product MSSSIQIVVEEKQVDVLPLQDQDEKKTPQVFNELSFGNHGGCCAICLDTIPLQETAMVKGCEHAYCVTCILRWASYKEKPTCPQCKLPFDFLNVHRALDGSVEDFMFEESVCLLLRASWFQPLEAVERVSDNDNFNYDFDIPPEYEEEDEDDDDLDEFYMQGSSLRLGNRRWGDNGFVRAGRQEARPVQHKNRGGQASGSEPASSSSCEPKEKTSSAITGRRAKRAMKREAANKAAEAVAAAKHEALLVRLGRK; this is encoded by the exons ATGAGTTCCTCGATCCAGATCGTTGTTGAGGAGAAGCAAGTGGATGTTTTGCCTCTTCAAGatcag GatgaaaagaagactccacAAGTGTTCAATGAGCTGAGTTTCGGGAACCATGGGGGCTGTTGTGCAATTTGCTTGGATACTATACCTCTTCAAGAAACAGCTATGGTTAAAGGCTGTGAGCATGCTTACTG tgTGACGTGCATACTCCGTTGGGCAAGTTACAAGGAGAAACCTACCTGCCCACAATGTAAGCTTCCATTTGATTTTCTCAATGTCCACCGCGCTCTCGATGGAAG CGTTGAAGATTTCATGTTCGAGGAGAGTGTATGCCTCCTCCTGAGGGCATCATGGTTCCAGCCACTGGAAGCAGTGGAGCGGGTTTCAGACAATGACAATTTCAACTATGATTTCGACATTCCACCTGAGtatgaggaggaggatgaggaCGACGATGACCTTGACGAGTTTTATATGCAAGGTTCAAGTCTTCGATTAGGAAACCGGAGGTGGGGTGACAATGGATTTGTGAGGGCAGGCCGCCAAGAAGCAAGGCCAGTCCAACATAAGAACCGAGGTGGCCAGGCTTCTGGCTCTGAACCCGCCTCTTCATCCTCATGTGAGCCAAAGGAGAAGACTAGCAGTGCCATAACAGGAAGGCGTGCAAAGAGGGCAATGAAGCGTGAAGCTGCAAACAAAGCTGCGGAAGCAGTAGCAGCTGCAAAGCATGAGGCCCTTTTGGTTAGGTTGGGAAGGAAGTGA
- the DGS1 gene encoding dgd1 suppressor 1, whose translation MDSQPPVNESTPSTALSNFGELVPFYSSYLWNRLASLLPTSKPIFLGKISNLYRQTVSRKRSISFPLPLPSDFPSSSTITSNVSADTARIHGVLEEIMADVLSNLHDIQKSLDFWRSRAEGSNARKAYFMIFERGPTAFVNESTKFVSKSLSEDSAMQHLCQSSSSHMTERMRVLVELRSALASFIAQLYVELDKRGEDLVKIPEKALPSLLAVINGLFSNLEGSFSHLHAVRECDSSVDGSYPMPLVFDRLPEVNEEGSQWTDCELTDAINLVHKNLEKLNSYLSVMVGKHRKPRRMTLYWVRYTCGAVGLSVFSIWLLRHSSLMGSSDIENWVHDAKEATMSFFSDHVEQPLLSIRDELFDTFRKRHKGVMETEEVQLTQDSLHRMLRNFCEQATREKVPDNASDQEMLEVVMNRYEKELVHPIHNLLSGELARGLLIQVQKLKLDIETAMLELDQILRANEINFAILAALPAFFLSIVMLTVLRTWLKKDSKAQGRGRIARIHRRLLVVEIEKRIMQYQSYIEQGRDKDAETVFGLLIYSLERLYRVVEKPARATDEWDLVKQDLIELGRPQQQTSYKLTVTQRLVTVYDCLLPTLKRQ comes from the exons ATGGATTCGCAACCTCCGGTTAACGAGTCAACCCCGTCGACGGCGCTGTCAAACTTCGGAGAGCTAGTTCCATTTTATTCGAGTTACCTTTGGAATCGCCTTGCTTCCTTGTTGCCTACTTCCAAACCCATTTTTCTCGGGAAAATCTCCAATCTCTATCGCCAAACAGTTTCGAGAAAACGAAGTATTTCATTTCCTCTTCCTCTACCCTCCGATTTCCCAAGTTCTTCTAC AATTACAAGCAATGTCTCTGCGGATACAGCTAGGATTCATGGTGTGTTGGAGGAAATTATGGCTGACGTTCTCTCGAATTTGCATGATATTCAgaaaagtttagatttttggCGATCTAGAGCTGAG GGTTCCAATGCTCGAAAAGCGTACTTCATGATTTTTGAGAGAGGACCAACAGCTTTTGTGAACGAGAGTACGAAGTTCGTGAGCAAAAGTCTCAGTGAGGATTCTGCGATGCAGCATCTTTGTCAGTCATCTTCGTCTCACATGACAGAGAGGATGCGGGTCTTGGTGGAGTTAAGATCTGCACTCGCGTCCTTTATTGCCCAG CTTTATGTTGAGTTGGATAAACGTGGAGAGGATCTTGTGAAGATTCCAGAAAAGGCACTGCCATCATTGTTGGCTGTTATCAATGGATTGTTTTCGAACCTGGAGGGATCTTTCAGCCATTTGCATGCTGTGCGTGAG TGTGATTCTTCTGTTGATGGAAGTTACCCAATGCCTCTTGTATTTGATCGACTGCCTGAAGTTAATGAAGAAGGATCCCAGTGGACTGATTGTGAACTTACAGATGCAATCAACCTGGTTcataaaaatttggaaaaactTAACTCATATTTATCAGTTATGGTAG GGAAACATCGGAAGCCAAGGAGGATGACCCTGTACTGGGTCCGGTATACATGTGGTGCAGTTGggctctctgttttctctataTGGCTACTACGTCATAGTAGTTTGATGGGAAGTTCGGATATAGAGAATTGGGTTCATGATGCAAAAGAAGCAACGATGAGCTTCTTTAGTGATCATGTTGAGCAACCG CTGCTTTCCATTCGCGATGAGCTTTTTGATACTTTTCGGAAAAGGCACAAGGGTGTTATGGAAACTGAAGAAGTGCAGCTGACGCAAGATTCACTCCACAG AATGCTTCGGAATTTCTGCGAGCAGGCTACACGTGAAAAGGTCCCGGATAATGCATCTGATCAGGAGATGCTCGAGGTTGTTATGAATAG gtatgaaaaagaacttgtgCACCCTATTCACAACCTCCTTAGTGGAGAGCTTGCCCGTGGTTTGCTTATTCAG GTCCAAAAGCTTAAACTGGATATAGAAAC AGCGATGCTTGAACTGGATCAGATACTCCGTGCAAATGAAATAAACTTTGCCATTCTGGCTGCATTACCTGCATTCTTTCTCAGCATTGTTATGCTTACAGTGCTTCGGACCTGGCTTAAAAAG GATAGCAAAGCTCAAGGACGAGGAAGAATTGCTCGTATTCACAGGAGACTACTTGTcgttgaaattgaaaagagaatTATGCAGTATCAGAGCTACATTGAACAAGGACGT GATAAGGACGCAGAAACTGTATTTGGTTTGCTAATATACAGCCTTGAACGTTTGTACCGAGTTGTTGAGAAACCTGCAAGAGCAACCGACGAGTGggattt aGTGAAACAAGATCTGATCGAGTTAGGAAGGCCACAGCAGCAAACATCATACAAGCTAACAGTGACACAACGACTAGTAACGGTTTATGACTGCTTGCTTCCCACTCTGAAGCGACAATAA
- a CDS encoding Calcium-dependent lipid-binding (CaLB domain) family protein (Calcium-dependent lipid-binding (CaLB domain) family protein; CONTAINS InterPro DOMAIN/s: C2 calcium/lipid-binding domain, CaLB (InterPro:IPR008973), C2 calcium-dependent membrane targeting (InterPro:IPR000008); BEST Arabidopsis thaliana protein match is: Calcium-dependent lipid-binding (CaLB domain) family protein (TAIR:AT5G55530.2); Has 30201 Blast hits to 17322 proteins in 780 species: Archae - 12; Bacteria - 1396; Metazoa - 17338; Fungi - 3422; Plants - 5037; Viruses - 0; Other Eukaryotes - 2996 (source: NCBI BLink).), with the protein MESLKQASSASGFCYHQGFSGVLQVYVHNARNINNICIYDNQDVYAKFSLTYNPDDTISTRIIHRAGKNPEFNQKLMIDVTQIDAHAAVLKCEIWMMSRARHYMEDQLLGFALVPISDIIGQDSVTQDYSLSSTDLFHSPAGTVKLTLSIVNPSSTSSSNPKINTTSISSEVVLLDPQVSETVDYTRIEFPDINVANENKQMVTEYFNESGTGSFLCLGSTHGPETDITMVCLEEKELYGNGSFMASSSTTTSLSDEKNTADSNEKENREITEVSRRRSKEGEEEEEENKMNEETTMQKQIAEMYMRSMQQFTESLAKMKLPMDLHNKPHEEDHSNNNNNTATQIQNQNNNANNNGMEKKKEGSRVFYGSRAFF; encoded by the coding sequence atggAATCTCTGaaacaagcttcttctgcttctggGTTCTGCTACCACCAAGGCTTCTCAGGTGTTCTCCAAGTGTATGTTCACAACGCAAgaaacatcaacaacatcTGCATCTACGATAACCAAGACGTCTACGCCAAATTCTCTCTCACATACAATCCTGACGATACCATCTCCACCAGAATCATCCATAGAGCTGGCAAAAACCCTGAATTCAACCAGAAGCTTATGATCGATGTAACTCAGATCGATGCTCATGCTGCAGTTCTCAAATGTGAGATCTGGATGATGAGCAGAGCCAGACATTACATGGAAGATCAGCTTCTTGGTTTCGCTCTTGTCCCAATCTCAGACATCATAGGTCAAGACAGTGTAACTCAAGACTACAGTCTCTCCTCCACTGATCTCTTCCATTCCCCTGCTGGTACCGTGAAGCTCACGCTTTCCATTGTTAAcccttcttctacttcttcatcTAATCCCAAGATTAACACCACTTCGATTTCTTCCGAGGTCGTGTTGCTTGACCCTCAAGTCTCTGAAACAGTAGATTACACGAGGATTGAGTTCCCTGACATCAATGTTGCTAACGAGAACAAACAGATGGTTACAGAGTACTTCAATGAATCCGGAACCGGTTCATTTCTCTGTCTCGGCTCAACACATGGACCAGAAACGGACATAACAATGGTGTGCTTGGAAGAAAAAGAGCTTTATGGGAATGGAAGCttcatggcttcttcttcaacaacaacaagcttAAGCGACGAAAAGAACACAGCAGATTCAAACGAGAAAGAGAATCGAGAGATAACAGAAgtatcaagaagaagaagcaaagaaggtgaagaagaagaggaagagaataagatgaatgaagaaacaacaatGCAGAAACAGATAGCAGAGATGTATATGAGAAGTATGCAACAGTTCACTGAGTCTTTGGCAAAGATGAAACTTCCCATGGATCTTCATAATAAACCACACGAGGAAGATCACagtaacaataacaacaacactgCAACACAGATTCAGAATCAGAATAATAATGCTAATAATAATGgtatggagaagaaaaaagaagggTCTCGTGTGTTTTACGGTAGCAGGGCATTCTTTTAA
- the DGS1 gene encoding dgd1 suppressor 1 (DGD1 SUPPRESSOR 1 (DGS1); INVOLVED IN: galactolipid biosynthetic process, hydrogen peroxide biosynthetic process; LOCATED IN: mitochondrial outer membrane, mitochondrion, protein complex; EXPRESSED IN: 24 plant structures; EXPRESSED DURING: 13 growth stages; CONTAINS InterPro DOMAIN/s: Nuclear control of ATP synthase 2 (InterPro:IPR013946); Has 223 Blast hits to 223 proteins in 116 species: Archae - 0; Bacteria - 2; Metazoa - 1; Fungi - 125; Plants - 59; Viruses - 0; Other Eukaryotes - 36 (source: NCBI BLink).), with protein sequence MDSQPPVNESTPSTALSNFGELVPFYSSYLWNRLASLLPTSKPIFLGKISNLYRQTVSRKRSISFPLPLPSDFPSSSTITSNVSADTARIHGVLEEIMADVLSNLHDIQKSLDFWRSRAEGSNARKAYFMIFERGPTAFVNESTKFVSKSLSEDSAMQHLCQSSSSHMTERMRVLVELRSALASFIAQLYVELDKRGEDLVKIPEKALPSLLAVINGLFSNLEGSFSHLHAVRECDSSVDGSYPMPLVFDRLPEVNEEGSQWTDCELTDAINLVHKNLEKLNSYLSVMVGKHRKPRRMTLYWVRYTCGAVGLSVFSIWLLRHSSLMGSSDIENWVHDAKEATMSFFSDHVEQPLLSIRDELFDTFRKRHKGVMETEEVQLTQDSLHRMLRNFCEQATREKVPDNASDQEMLEVVMNRYEKELVHPIHNLLSGELARGLLIQVQKLKLDIETAMLELDQILRANEINFAILAALPAFFLSIVMLTVLRTWLKKDSKAQGRGRIARIHRRLLVVEIEKRIMQYQSYIEQGRDKDAETVFGLLIYSLERLYRVVEKPARATDEWDLVKQDLIELGRPQQQTSYKLTVTQRLVTVYDCLLPTLKRQ encoded by the exons ATGGATTCGCAACCTCCGGTTAACGAGTCAACCCCGTCGACGGCGCTGTCAAACTTCGGAGAGCTAGTTCCATTTTATTCGAGTTACCTTTGGAATCGCCTTGCTTCCTTGTTGCCTACTTCCAAACCCATTTTTCTCGGGAAAATCTCCAATCTCTATCGCCAAACAGTTTCGAGAAAACGAAGTATTTCATTTCCTCTTCCTCTACCCTCCGATTTCCCAAGTTCTTCTAC AATTACAAGCAATGTCTCTGCGGATACAGCTAGGATTCATGGTGTGTTGGAGGAAATTATGGCTGACGTTCTCTCGAATTTGCATGATATTCAgaaaagtttagatttttggCGATCTAGAGCTGAG GGTTCCAATGCTCGAAAAGCGTACTTCATGATTTTTGAGAGAGGACCAACAGCTTTTGTGAACGAGAGTACGAAGTTCGTGAGCAAAAGTCTCAGTGAGGATTCTGCGATGCAGCATCTTTGTCAGTCATCTTCGTCTCACATGACAGAGAGGATGCGGGTCTTGGTGGAGTTAAGATCTGCACTCGCGTCCTTTATTGCCCAG CTTTATGTTGAGTTGGATAAACGTGGAGAGGATCTTGTGAAGATTCCAGAAAAGGCACTGCCATCATTGTTGGCTGTTATCAATGGATTGTTTTCGAACCTGGAGGGATCTTTCAGCCATTTGCATGCTGTGCGTGAG TGTGATTCTTCTGTTGATGGAAGTTACCCAATGCCTCTTGTATTTGATCGACTGCCTGAAGTTAATGAAGAAGGATCCCAGTGGACTGATTGTGAACTTACAGATGCAATCAACCTGGTTcataaaaatttggaaaaactTAACTCATATTTATCAGTTATG gTAGGGAAACATCGGAAGCCAAGGAGGATGACCCTGTACTGGGTCCGGTATACATGTGGTGCAGTTGggctctctgttttctctataTGGCTACTACGTCATAGTAGTTTGATGGGAAGTTCGGATATAGAGAATTGGGTTCATGATGCAAAAGAAGCAACGATGAGCTTCTTTAGTGATCATGTTGAGCAACCG CTGCTTTCCATTCGCGATGAGCTTTTTGATACTTTTCGGAAAAGGCACAAGGGTGTTATGGAAACTGAAGAAGTGCAGCTGACGCAAGATTCACTCCACAG AATGCTTCGGAATTTCTGCGAGCAGGCTACACGTGAAAAGGTCCCGGATAATGCATCTGATCAGGAGATGCTCGAGGTTGTTATGAATAG gtatgaaaaagaacttgtgCACCCTATTCACAACCTCCTTAGTGGAGAGCTTGCCCGTGGTTTGCTTATTCAG GTCCAAAAGCTTAAACTGGATATAGAAAC AGCGATGCTTGAACTGGATCAGATACTCCGTGCAAATGAAATAAACTTTGCCATTCTGGCTGCATTACCTGCATTCTTTCTCAGCATTGTTATGCTTACAGTGCTTCGGACCTGGCTTAAAAAG GATAGCAAAGCTCAAGGACGAGGAAGAATTGCTCGTATTCACAGGAGACTACTTGTcgttgaaattgaaaagagaatTATGCAGTATCAGAGCTACATTGAACAAGGACGT GATAAGGACGCAGAAACTGTATTTGGTTTGCTAATATACAGCCTTGAACGTTTGTACCGAGTTGTTGAGAAACCTGCAAGAGCAACCGACGAGTGggattt aGTGAAACAAGATCTGATCGAGTTAGGAAGGCCACAGCAGCAAACATCATACAAGCTAACAGTGACACAACGACTAGTAACGGTTTATGACTGCTTGCTTCCCACTCTGAAGCGACAATAA
- the DGS1 gene encoding dgd1 suppressor 1, whose product MDSQPPVNESTPSTALSNFGELVPFYSSYLWNRLASLLPTSKPIFLGKISNLYRQTVSRKRSISFPLPLPSDFPSSSTITSNVSADTARIHGVLEEIMADVLSNLHDIQKSLDFWRSRAEGSNARKAYFMIFERGPTAFVNESTKFVSKSLSEDSAMQHLCQSSSSHMTERMRVLVELRSALASFIAQLYVELDKRGEDLVKIPEKALPSLLAVINGLFSNLEGSFSHLHAVRECDSSVDGSYPMPLVFDRLPEVNEEGSQWTDCELTDAINLVHKNLEKLNSYLSVMVGKHRKPRRMTLYWVRYTCGAVGLSVFSIWLLRHSSLMGSSDIENWVHDAKEATMSFFSDHVEQPLLSIRDELFDTFRKRHKGVMETEEVQLTQDSLHRMLRNFCEQATREKVPDNASDQEMLEVVMNRYEKELVHPIHNLLSGELARGLLIQVQKLKLDIETAMLELDQILRANEINFAILAALPAFFLSIVMLTVLRTWLKKDSKAQGRGRIARIHRRLLVVEIEKRIMQYQSYIEQGRV is encoded by the exons ATGGATTCGCAACCTCCGGTTAACGAGTCAACCCCGTCGACGGCGCTGTCAAACTTCGGAGAGCTAGTTCCATTTTATTCGAGTTACCTTTGGAATCGCCTTGCTTCCTTGTTGCCTACTTCCAAACCCATTTTTCTCGGGAAAATCTCCAATCTCTATCGCCAAACAGTTTCGAGAAAACGAAGTATTTCATTTCCTCTTCCTCTACCCTCCGATTTCCCAAGTTCTTCTAC AATTACAAGCAATGTCTCTGCGGATACAGCTAGGATTCATGGTGTGTTGGAGGAAATTATGGCTGACGTTCTCTCGAATTTGCATGATATTCAgaaaagtttagatttttggCGATCTAGAGCTGAG GGTTCCAATGCTCGAAAAGCGTACTTCATGATTTTTGAGAGAGGACCAACAGCTTTTGTGAACGAGAGTACGAAGTTCGTGAGCAAAAGTCTCAGTGAGGATTCTGCGATGCAGCATCTTTGTCAGTCATCTTCGTCTCACATGACAGAGAGGATGCGGGTCTTGGTGGAGTTAAGATCTGCACTCGCGTCCTTTATTGCCCAG CTTTATGTTGAGTTGGATAAACGTGGAGAGGATCTTGTGAAGATTCCAGAAAAGGCACTGCCATCATTGTTGGCTGTTATCAATGGATTGTTTTCGAACCTGGAGGGATCTTTCAGCCATTTGCATGCTGTGCGTGAG TGTGATTCTTCTGTTGATGGAAGTTACCCAATGCCTCTTGTATTTGATCGACTGCCTGAAGTTAATGAAGAAGGATCCCAGTGGACTGATTGTGAACTTACAGATGCAATCAACCTGGTTcataaaaatttggaaaaactTAACTCATATTTATCAGTTATG gTAGGGAAACATCGGAAGCCAAGGAGGATGACCCTGTACTGGGTCCGGTATACATGTGGTGCAGTTGggctctctgttttctctataTGGCTACTACGTCATAGTAGTTTGATGGGAAGTTCGGATATAGAGAATTGGGTTCATGATGCAAAAGAAGCAACGATGAGCTTCTTTAGTGATCATGTTGAGCAACCG CTGCTTTCCATTCGCGATGAGCTTTTTGATACTTTTCGGAAAAGGCACAAGGGTGTTATGGAAACTGAAGAAGTGCAGCTGACGCAAGATTCACTCCACAG AATGCTTCGGAATTTCTGCGAGCAGGCTACACGTGAAAAGGTCCCGGATAATGCATCTGATCAGGAGATGCTCGAGGTTGTTATGAATAG gtatgaaaaagaacttgtgCACCCTATTCACAACCTCCTTAGTGGAGAGCTTGCCCGTGGTTTGCTTATTCAG GTCCAAAAGCTTAAACTGGATATAGAAAC AGCGATGCTTGAACTGGATCAGATACTCCGTGCAAATGAAATAAACTTTGCCATTCTGGCTGCATTACCTGCATTCTTTCTCAGCATTGTTATGCTTACAGTGCTTCGGACCTGGCTTAAAAAG GATAGCAAAGCTCAAGGACGAGGAAGAATTGCTCGTATTCACAGGAGACTACTTGTcgttgaaattgaaaagagaatTATGCAGTATCAGAGCTACATTGAACAAGGACGTGTATGA
- a CDS encoding ankyrin repeat family protein (ankyrin repeat family protein; CONTAINS InterPro DOMAIN/s: Ankyrin repeat-containing domain (InterPro:IPR020683), Ankyrin repeat (InterPro:IPR002110); BEST Arabidopsis thaliana protein match is: Ankyrin repeat family protein (TAIR:AT4G19150.1); Has 86458 Blast hits to 28632 proteins in 1360 species: Archae - 129; Bacteria - 7616; Metazoa - 44184; Fungi - 6856; Plants - 3179; Viruses - 915; Other Eukaryotes - 23579 (source: NCBI BLink).): protein MGAETNGVAEKVDDLLEAARYNDIDDLRTLASDGLSLHSRDSQGRTALHMAAANGHMTIVEYLISEGVDINALNDENNAPLHWACLNGHVEVVKRLILAGASLSLLNRYERTPMDEAIGAEKMEIIDAINTTVAQMELENTSMT from the exons ATGGGAGCAGAGACAAACGGAGTTGCAGAGAAAGTCGACGACTTGCTGGAG GCTGCTAGATACAATGATATTGATGATCTCAGAACCTTGGCCTCTGATGGTCTCTCTCTTCACTCTCGTGATTCACAAGGCCGAACAG CCCTGCATATGGCCGCAGCGAATGGACATATGACTATAGTGGAGTATCTTATCAGTGAAGGAGTG GATATCAACGCTCTTAACGATGAGAACAATGCTCCTCTACATTGGGCATGCTTGAATGGCCATGTCGAG GTGGTAAAGAGATTGATCTTGGCTGGAGCAAGTCTAAGTCTTTTGAATCG GTACGAGAGAACTCCAATGGATGAAGCTATTGGTGCGGAGAAGATGGAGATTATAGATGCTATTAACACAACTGTTGCCCAAATGGAACTTGAAAATACCAGTATGACATGA
- the DGS1 gene encoding dgd1 suppressor 1 encodes MDSQPPVNESTPSTALSNFGELVPFYSSYLWNRLASLLPTSKPIFLGKISNLYRQTVSRKRSISFPLPLPSDFPSSSTITSNVSADTARIHGVLEEIMADVLSNLHDIQKSLDFWRSRAEGSNARKAYFMIFERGPTAFVNESTKFVSKSLSEDSAMQHLCQSSSSHMTERMRVLVELRSALASFIAQLYVELDKRGEDLVKIPEKALPSLLAVINGLFSNLEGSFSHLHAVRECDSSVDGSYPMPLVFDRLPEVNEEGSQWTDCELTDAINLVHKNLEKLNSYLSVMVGKHRKPRRMTLYWVRYTCGAVGLSVFSIWLLRHSSLMGSSDIENWVHDAKEATMSFFSDHVEQPLLSIRDELFDTFRKRHKGVMETEEVQLTQDSLHRMLRNFCEQATREKVPDNASDQEMLEVVMNRYEKELVHPIHNLLSGELARGLLIQVQKLKLDIETAMLELDQILRANEINFAILAALPAFFLSIVMLTVLRTWLKKDSKAQGRGRIARIHRRLLVVEIEKRIMQYQSYIEQGRV; translated from the exons ATGGATTCGCAACCTCCGGTTAACGAGTCAACCCCGTCGACGGCGCTGTCAAACTTCGGAGAGCTAGTTCCATTTTATTCGAGTTACCTTTGGAATCGCCTTGCTTCCTTGTTGCCTACTTCCAAACCCATTTTTCTCGGGAAAATCTCCAATCTCTATCGCCAAACAGTTTCGAGAAAACGAAGTATTTCATTTCCTCTTCCTCTACCCTCCGATTTCCCAAGTTCTTCTAC AATTACAAGCAATGTCTCTGCGGATACAGCTAGGATTCATGGTGTGTTGGAGGAAATTATGGCTGACGTTCTCTCGAATTTGCATGATATTCAgaaaagtttagatttttggCGATCTAGAGCTGAG GGTTCCAATGCTCGAAAAGCGTACTTCATGATTTTTGAGAGAGGACCAACAGCTTTTGTGAACGAGAGTACGAAGTTCGTGAGCAAAAGTCTCAGTGAGGATTCTGCGATGCAGCATCTTTGTCAGTCATCTTCGTCTCACATGACAGAGAGGATGCGGGTCTTGGTGGAGTTAAGATCTGCACTCGCGTCCTTTATTGCCCAG CTTTATGTTGAGTTGGATAAACGTGGAGAGGATCTTGTGAAGATTCCAGAAAAGGCACTGCCATCATTGTTGGCTGTTATCAATGGATTGTTTTCGAACCTGGAGGGATCTTTCAGCCATTTGCATGCTGTGCGTGAG TGTGATTCTTCTGTTGATGGAAGTTACCCAATGCCTCTTGTATTTGATCGACTGCCTGAAGTTAATGAAGAAGGATCCCAGTGGACTGATTGTGAACTTACAGATGCAATCAACCTGGTTcataaaaatttggaaaaactTAACTCATATTTATCAGTTATGGTAG GGAAACATCGGAAGCCAAGGAGGATGACCCTGTACTGGGTCCGGTATACATGTGGTGCAGTTGggctctctgttttctctataTGGCTACTACGTCATAGTAGTTTGATGGGAAGTTCGGATATAGAGAATTGGGTTCATGATGCAAAAGAAGCAACGATGAGCTTCTTTAGTGATCATGTTGAGCAACCG CTGCTTTCCATTCGCGATGAGCTTTTTGATACTTTTCGGAAAAGGCACAAGGGTGTTATGGAAACTGAAGAAGTGCAGCTGACGCAAGATTCACTCCACAG AATGCTTCGGAATTTCTGCGAGCAGGCTACACGTGAAAAGGTCCCGGATAATGCATCTGATCAGGAGATGCTCGAGGTTGTTATGAATAG gtatgaaaaagaacttgtgCACCCTATTCACAACCTCCTTAGTGGAGAGCTTGCCCGTGGTTTGCTTATTCAG GTCCAAAAGCTTAAACTGGATATAGAAAC AGCGATGCTTGAACTGGATCAGATACTCCGTGCAAATGAAATAAACTTTGCCATTCTGGCTGCATTACCTGCATTCTTTCTCAGCATTGTTATGCTTACAGTGCTTCGGACCTGGCTTAAAAAG GATAGCAAAGCTCAAGGACGAGGAAGAATTGCTCGTATTCACAGGAGACTACTTGTcgttgaaattgaaaagagaatTATGCAGTATCAGAGCTACATTGAACAAGGACGTGTATGA